In Zobellia roscoffensis, the following are encoded in one genomic region:
- a CDS encoding DUF4212 domain-containing protein → MSEKQEHASAYWKENIKYLFILLAIWFAVSYGAGILFKESLNEIKIGGFELGFWFAQQGSIYVFVILIFVYVRLMNKLDKKYGFNE, encoded by the coding sequence ATGTCTGAAAAACAAGAACACGCATCTGCCTACTGGAAAGAAAATATAAAGTATCTATTTATTTTACTAGCCATTTGGTTTGCGGTTTCTTACGGTGCGGGCATCTTGTTCAAAGAATCTTTAAATGAAATAAAAATTGGCGGATTTGAACTAGGATTCTGGTTTGCTCAACAAGGTTCTATCTATGTTTTTGTCATCCTCATTTTTGTCTATGTACGGCTCATGAACAAATTGGATAAAAAATATGGCTTCAACGAATAA
- a CDS encoding anhydro-N-acetylmuramic acid kinase, translated as MTTYKILGLMSGTSLDGLDLAYCTIWQEGHTWQFGIKKTKSVSYSAEMQSQLKDAILLPADSLLKLNNTYGTWLGEQCNLFIEDNGLEVDYIASHGHTTHHQPKNGLTYQIGSGQHLANASKQKVVSDFRTNDVALGGQGAPLVPIGDRLFFSKYDFCLNLGGISNISFEHNGSRVAYDIGLANMILNYITRKNDLDYDAGGNLAKNGKINTVMLQKLNALEFYKLPFPKSIGYEWFIEEVVPIVESTEDSMENLLCTGVHHICEQVAIQIKANKKKAGSTLFVTGGGALNDFLIETLQQKLGDSAKVVVPSKQLIEFKEALVFALMGVLRIEKKTNVLCSVTGAKRDSSSGVLFLPS; from the coding sequence ATGACAACATATAAAATTTTAGGGCTTATGTCCGGCACCTCGTTAGATGGGTTGGACCTGGCCTATTGCACTATTTGGCAGGAAGGGCATACCTGGCAATTTGGTATTAAAAAAACCAAAAGTGTTTCATACTCCGCTGAAATGCAAAGCCAATTAAAAGACGCCATTCTTTTGCCCGCAGACTCACTATTAAAACTAAATAATACATACGGCACCTGGCTAGGTGAGCAATGTAACTTATTTATTGAAGATAATGGGCTAGAGGTAGACTACATAGCTAGTCACGGTCATACAACGCACCACCAGCCAAAAAACGGACTTACCTATCAGATTGGTAGTGGGCAACATTTAGCCAATGCCAGCAAGCAAAAAGTAGTATCTGATTTTCGTACGAATGATGTTGCCCTGGGTGGTCAAGGAGCACCTCTTGTCCCCATTGGAGACCGACTGTTTTTCAGCAAATATGATTTCTGTTTAAATTTAGGAGGCATAAGTAATATCTCCTTTGAGCATAACGGGAGTCGGGTTGCGTATGACATTGGTCTCGCCAACATGATTTTAAATTACATTACCCGCAAAAACGACTTGGATTATGATGCGGGCGGAAATCTAGCAAAAAACGGCAAAATAAACACCGTAATGCTCCAAAAGCTAAATGCACTTGAGTTTTATAAGCTTCCTTTTCCAAAATCCATAGGATATGAATGGTTTATAGAAGAGGTTGTTCCCATAGTTGAAAGTACAGAAGACAGCATGGAAAACCTATTGTGTACGGGAGTACATCACATCTGTGAGCAAGTGGCCATTCAAATAAAAGCAAATAAGAAAAAAGCCGGAAGTACACTGTTCGTTACCGGCGGAGGTGCATTAAATGACTTTCTTATAGAAACACTTCAGCAAAAATTAGGTGATTCGGCAAAAGTGGTCGTCCCCTCAAAACAGTTGATCGAGTTCAAAGAAGCCTTAGTTTTTGCTTTGATGGGCGTTCTAAGAATAGAGAAAAAGACTAACGTTTTATGTTCTGTTACCGGAGCAAAAAGGGACTCTTCCAGTGGTGTTCTCTTTTTACCTAGCTAA
- a CDS encoding glycoside hydrolase family 3 protein, which produces MPKIVPYTQAEQTLSLAEKVGQLFMPAAFINDTEEEIQQLEKLIKEHHIGSLCFFHSRASAATNFEGKKKVVSNEQSFDTLQNLMARYQKAAKYPLLIAIDAEWGLAMRIEKTPQYPYAITLGALPDEHDDLIYEVGKNIAKDCRAAGIHWNLSPCVDINNNPNNPVIGYRSFGEDKVKVTQKAMAYINGTRSEGILTSIKHFPGHGDTATDSHLGLPLINKTKEELTKNELYPFQQLILEEVDSVMAGHLSVPALANGTDTPSSISKDIIKGVLRTEMGYKGVVISDALNMHAVSKKFPTKGELEWLAFDAGNDVLCFAEHVKEGIDTILKNSSETQIEESFNRFWRLKEKAIAPTKISSTTLTNPDVLNTEIAQQSITLYQGTNEVITEFNTGGFTGLQLPLNIENQFFNSIQKHKKFTIAADKTPTKESEKNILLAIFPPQIKPTNNFGFTQDELAFINEIIAKKNVILYLFGNPYVLNHINVENAKAVVIAYQNLISFQEVAANHFLGNLEVQGKLPVTI; this is translated from the coding sequence ATGCCTAAGATAGTACCATATACCCAAGCCGAGCAAACATTAAGCTTAGCCGAAAAAGTAGGGCAACTCTTCATGCCTGCCGCGTTCATCAATGACACTGAAGAAGAAATTCAGCAATTGGAAAAACTGATCAAAGAACACCATATTGGCTCTTTGTGCTTTTTTCATAGTAGGGCCAGTGCGGCGACTAATTTTGAAGGAAAGAAAAAAGTGGTTTCCAACGAACAGAGCTTTGATACATTACAAAATCTAATGGCCCGTTATCAAAAAGCAGCTAAATATCCATTACTCATTGCGATTGATGCCGAATGGGGACTGGCCATGCGTATTGAAAAAACACCTCAATATCCGTATGCTATTACTTTGGGAGCACTCCCTGATGAACATGATGATTTGATTTATGAAGTGGGAAAAAATATTGCAAAAGATTGCAGAGCTGCCGGAATACACTGGAACCTTTCACCTTGTGTAGACATCAATAATAATCCAAATAACCCCGTTATTGGCTATCGTTCTTTTGGAGAGGACAAAGTAAAAGTCACTCAAAAAGCCATGGCCTACATCAATGGCACCCGATCTGAAGGTATATTAACAAGTATTAAGCACTTTCCCGGTCATGGAGATACGGCAACAGATTCACATTTGGGACTACCGTTAATAAACAAGACCAAAGAAGAGTTGACCAAAAATGAACTATATCCATTTCAGCAGCTTATTTTAGAAGAGGTAGATTCAGTTATGGCGGGACATTTATCCGTTCCTGCCCTAGCAAACGGAACGGATACACCTTCGAGCATATCAAAAGATATTATAAAAGGAGTTCTTAGAACGGAGATGGGATATAAGGGAGTGGTTATTTCCGATGCACTGAACATGCATGCGGTTTCAAAAAAATTTCCAACAAAAGGAGAGTTGGAATGGCTTGCTTTTGATGCTGGAAATGATGTGCTTTGTTTTGCTGAACATGTTAAAGAAGGAATAGATACCATCTTGAAAAATAGTTCCGAAACACAAATAGAAGAGAGTTTTAATCGTTTTTGGAGATTAAAAGAAAAAGCGATTGCTCCCACAAAAATTTCAAGTACCACTTTAACAAATCCTGATGTATTAAACACAGAAATAGCCCAGCAAAGTATTACGCTATACCAAGGAACAAATGAGGTAATCACCGAATTTAATACAGGAGGATTTACAGGTTTACAACTACCGTTGAATATTGAAAATCAGTTTTTTAACTCGATTCAGAAACACAAAAAATTCACCATAGCAGCAGATAAAACTCCTACTAAGGAAAGTGAAAAAAATATTCTTTTAGCGATTTTTCCGCCTCAAATAAAACCTACTAATAACTTCGGTTTTACTCAAGACGAACTGGCTTTCATCAATGAAATTATAGCTAAAAAAAATGTGATTCTTTACCTATTTGGAAATCCCTATGTGCTAAACCATATCAATGTAGAAAATGCTAAGGCGGTGGTTATCGCATATCAAAATTTAATATCGTTTCAAGAAGTCGCAGCAAATCATTTTTTAGGTAATTTAGAAGTACAAGGAAAACTACCCGTAACCATTTAA
- a CDS encoding MFS transporter has protein sequence MIEKDKGAWVWVPILYFTQGLPYVLVVSVSVIMYKQLGVSNEDIGLYTSLLYLPWVLKPLWSPFVDLKSTKRKWFLSMQLLIAIALFGVALTIPTSLFLTTTLACFWMAAFASATNDIASDGYYMLGLTEKKQSFFVGMRSTFYRLAMVTGEGLIVVMAGFLENKYGDNSKAWSLTMTAAAFLMLILTVSNFFAAPKYESSTDITKDTPKGFFEVFASFFKKPGIGIALAFILTYRLGESQLVKMAAPFLLDAPDKGGLGYSTEQLGTIFGTAGVIFLSIGGILGGILISRDGLKKWMLPMVISLNLPNVLYAVLAMTKTTSVYAITGTVILEKFGYGFGFAAFLMYLIYISEGKSKTSHYAIATGFMALGMMLPGMISGFMQQWLGYGGFFVWVVIAALPALFLVKFIKYPADFGKKATKLDA, from the coding sequence ATGATAGAAAAAGACAAAGGAGCATGGGTTTGGGTACCCATTTTATATTTTACCCAAGGTCTACCCTACGTTTTGGTTGTAAGCGTATCCGTTATAATGTATAAACAACTAGGTGTCAGCAATGAAGACATAGGGTTATATACCAGTCTATTGTACCTGCCATGGGTTTTAAAACCATTATGGAGTCCTTTTGTTGACCTTAAAAGCACCAAACGGAAATGGTTTTTATCCATGCAGTTATTAATTGCAATAGCCCTGTTTGGGGTTGCACTTACTATTCCCACAAGTCTTTTTTTAACCACTACCCTGGCCTGCTTTTGGATGGCGGCTTTTGCCTCGGCTACCAATGATATTGCTTCGGATGGTTACTATATGCTAGGTTTGACCGAGAAGAAGCAATCATTTTTTGTGGGTATGCGTAGTACGTTCTATAGACTTGCTATGGTTACAGGCGAAGGACTAATTGTAGTGATGGCCGGATTCCTAGAGAATAAATATGGAGATAATTCAAAAGCTTGGAGTCTTACCATGACCGCAGCAGCCTTTCTTATGCTTATTTTAACGGTTTCAAACTTTTTTGCGGCTCCCAAGTACGAATCTTCAACAGACATTACAAAAGACACCCCAAAAGGCTTTTTTGAAGTATTCGCTTCTTTTTTCAAAAAACCCGGAATTGGCATTGCCTTAGCCTTTATTTTAACGTACCGTCTTGGAGAATCTCAACTAGTTAAAATGGCAGCTCCGTTTCTCCTAGACGCTCCTGACAAAGGTGGTTTAGGGTATTCCACTGAACAATTAGGAACCATTTTTGGCACCGCTGGCGTCATATTCCTTTCTATTGGAGGGATTCTTGGAGGTATTTTAATATCTCGTGATGGACTTAAAAAATGGATGTTACCTATGGTGATATCCTTAAACCTACCCAATGTACTCTACGCTGTTTTAGCCATGACCAAAACTACAAGCGTCTATGCCATTACAGGAACCGTAATACTTGAGAAATTTGGTTACGGATTTGGCTTCGCCGCCTTTTTAATGTACCTCATTTACATCTCCGAAGGGAAGTCCAAAACCTCTCACTACGCCATTGCAACCGGGTTTATGGCACTGGGGATGATGCTCCCGGGAATGATCAGTGGCTTTATGCAACAATGGTTAGGATACGGAGGGTTCTTTGTTTGGGTAGTTATTGCTGCACTACCCGCTCTATTTCTAGTGAAATTTATAAAATACCCCGCAGATTTCGGGAAAAAAGCTACCAAATTAGATGCCTAA
- the nagB gene encoding glucosamine-6-phosphate deaminase: protein MKTILEKNGANIRYRPVGQFEETRFEKIHNVIFSDSNQASIKVAEEIAALIRKKQEANKNCVLGLATGSSPIKVYEELVRMHNEDSLSFHNVITFNLDEYLPMEKDNRQSYWYFMHEHLFNHVNIAPENIHIPDGTVSSEKVIDYCIAYDDKIKKNGGLDFQLLGIGRTGHVGFNEPGSHYNSGTRVITLDHITIVDAAPAFLGIDNVPRKAITMGIATVMSAKRIVLLGWGENKASIIKKTVEGEISPQVPATYLQNHKNCTFVLDTGAGSQLTRNKTPWLVDESLEWTENLTSKAIVWLCNETNKSILSLTDKDYNDNGMSGLLAMEDSYDLNIKMFNKLQHTITGWPGGKPNADDSSRPERAEPAKKRVIIFSPHPDDDVISMGGTFDRLIEQGHDVHVVYQTSGNIAVSDTDAMRYAEISKRIAPSEAAQSIIDTIKEKKDSSFDSLEVRKLKGNIRRGESYAAVRYLGLDDSNVHFLDLPFYETGTIKKNNLSEEDVQIMMNIISEIKPQQIFAAGDLADPHGTHKVCLDAVFEAMRRLKPEPFMEDCWLWLYRGAWHEWDVDEIEMAVPMSPSQVLKKRYAIFCHQSQKDGVMFQGDDSREFWMRAEERNKNTAERYRALGLSHYAAMEAFVRYKF, encoded by the coding sequence ATGAAAACAATTCTAGAAAAAAACGGGGCCAATATTAGGTACAGACCTGTAGGTCAATTTGAAGAAACGCGTTTTGAGAAGATTCACAATGTAATTTTCTCAGACTCCAATCAAGCATCTATTAAGGTAGCTGAGGAGATTGCGGCTCTTATTAGAAAAAAGCAAGAGGCTAACAAAAATTGTGTTCTAGGTCTTGCTACTGGTTCCTCGCCTATTAAGGTTTATGAAGAACTTGTAAGAATGCATAATGAAGACAGTCTTAGCTTTCATAACGTAATCACCTTTAACTTAGACGAATACCTTCCTATGGAAAAGGATAATCGTCAGAGTTATTGGTATTTTATGCACGAGCACCTTTTTAATCATGTAAATATTGCCCCAGAAAACATTCATATTCCTGATGGTACAGTTTCAAGCGAAAAAGTAATTGACTACTGTATTGCTTATGATGATAAAATCAAGAAAAATGGCGGTCTAGACTTTCAGCTGCTAGGTATTGGTCGTACGGGTCACGTGGGATTCAATGAACCCGGGTCACATTACAACTCTGGCACACGTGTCATTACCCTAGACCATATTACAATTGTAGATGCCGCACCTGCCTTTTTGGGAATAGACAATGTGCCTAGAAAAGCCATAACTATGGGTATTGCAACGGTTATGAGTGCTAAGCGAATTGTTCTTTTAGGATGGGGTGAAAACAAAGCTAGTATTATTAAAAAAACAGTTGAAGGAGAGATTTCCCCTCAAGTTCCGGCTACGTATTTACAGAACCATAAAAACTGTACGTTTGTTTTGGATACCGGAGCGGGAAGCCAGTTAACACGAAACAAAACTCCTTGGTTAGTAGATGAATCTTTAGAATGGACAGAGAACTTAACCTCCAAAGCAATTGTTTGGCTTTGTAATGAAACGAACAAATCTATCCTAAGCCTAACAGATAAGGACTATAATGATAATGGCATGTCCGGCTTGCTTGCCATGGAAGATTCCTATGACCTGAACATTAAAATGTTCAATAAGCTACAACACACAATTACAGGTTGGCCCGGAGGAAAACCTAATGCCGATGATTCTAGCCGTCCCGAGCGTGCAGAACCTGCAAAAAAACGAGTAATTATATTTAGCCCTCACCCAGACGATGATGTCATTTCAATGGGTGGAACCTTTGATAGACTCATAGAACAAGGGCATGATGTTCATGTGGTGTATCAAACATCTGGTAACATTGCCGTTTCAGACACAGATGCTATGCGATATGCCGAAATATCAAAAAGAATAGCTCCTTCCGAAGCAGCACAAAGTATAATTGACACTATAAAAGAGAAGAAAGATAGTAGTTTTGACTCCTTGGAAGTGCGGAAATTAAAAGGTAATATAAGACGAGGGGAATCTTATGCAGCCGTTCGCTATTTAGGATTGGACGACTCAAATGTTCATTTTCTAGACCTGCCTTTCTACGAAACAGGAACCATCAAGAAAAACAACCTTTCAGAAGAAGATGTACAAATCATGATGAACATTATTTCCGAGATTAAACCGCAGCAAATTTTTGCCGCAGGCGACTTAGCGGACCCTCACGGAACGCATAAAGTATGTCTTGATGCTGTTTTTGAAGCTATGAGAAGACTAAAACCGGAGCCATTTATGGAAGATTGTTGGTTATGGCTTTACAGAGGTGCTTGGCACGAATGGGATGTAGATGAAATTGAAATGGCAGTGCCTATGAGTCCTAGTCAAGTTCTCAAAAAGCGATATGCCATTTTTTGTCACCAGTCGCAAAAAGACGGAGTTATGTTTCAAGGTGATGATTCTAGAGAGTTTTGGATGCGCGCCGAAGAAAGAAACAAGAATACTGCAGAAAGGTACCGTGCCCTTGGGCTTTCGCACTACGCCGCCATGGAAGCTTTTGTACGTTACAAGTTCTAA
- a CDS encoding DeoR/GlpR family DNA-binding transcription regulator — MLKEERQQTILNEVELHNRILLTDIADTLDVSIDTIRRDVKELDAEKKLRRVHGGAISLGFTTNSTRNSNIYKQKDKIRIAEKALALIKDGSVIFVDGGTTCLELAQLIPEHIEVTCFTHSLPVAMELLTKPNVTVIMVGGQVSGESQTAIGANAIHNLAEIKVDYSFIGTGYVDSYFGLTEFDWDIVQVKKAVIKCSKKTVLLSISEKLNSQHRYKTCDINAINTLITELEPENDLLNSFRNHDIRIL, encoded by the coding sequence ATGCTAAAAGAAGAGCGGCAGCAGACTATTCTAAACGAAGTGGAGCTGCATAACAGGATTCTCTTGACCGATATAGCCGATACTTTAGATGTTTCTATTGATACGATTAGGCGAGATGTTAAGGAACTAGATGCCGAAAAAAAGTTGCGGCGTGTACACGGCGGAGCCATATCTTTAGGTTTTACCACTAATAGCACACGCAACAGTAATATATATAAGCAGAAGGATAAGATCAGAATAGCCGAGAAAGCTCTGGCCCTTATAAAAGATGGAAGTGTAATTTTTGTTGATGGAGGAACTACCTGTCTAGAGTTGGCGCAGTTGATACCCGAACATATAGAAGTAACTTGTTTTACACACAGTCTACCCGTAGCTATGGAGTTGCTTACAAAACCTAACGTGACCGTTATAATGGTGGGTGGGCAAGTTTCAGGTGAATCACAGACAGCAATTGGAGCCAATGCAATTCACAATTTAGCGGAAATAAAAGTGGATTATAGCTTTATTGGAACAGGTTATGTCGACTCTTATTTTGGATTAACGGAATTTGATTGGGATATAGTGCAAGTAAAGAAAGCCGTAATAAAATGCTCAAAAAAAACGGTACTTTTGTCTATCTCAGAAAAACTCAATTCGCAGCATCGCTATAAAACATGCGATATTAATGCAATTAATACCTTAATAACCGAGTTAGAACCAGAGAACGACCTTTTAAACTCATTTAGAAACCACGATATTAGAATCCTTTAA
- a CDS encoding N-acetylmuramic acid 6-phosphate etherase: MQYTKITETPSNHNHLEQMDTTTLLQKMNEEDQKVADAVAAVIPQITKLVDGLAERFEKGGRLFYIGAGTSGRLGILDASEIPPTFGMPHTRVIGLIAGGDGAIRKAVENAEDDGVQAWKDMMEHNITDIDVVVGIAASGTTPYVLGGIAEAKKNGLLTAGITNNPGAPLAVAVDIPIELNVGPEFLTGSTRMKSGTSQKLALNMISTALMIKIGRVKGNKMVNMQLSNSKLVDRGARYVSEGLGIDYDKAEKLLKKHGSVKAAIDAGA, encoded by the coding sequence ATGCAGTATACCAAAATAACCGAAACACCATCTAACCACAACCATTTAGAACAGATGGATACCACAACTCTTCTTCAAAAAATGAACGAAGAAGATCAAAAGGTGGCTGATGCCGTTGCAGCAGTCATTCCCCAGATTACAAAATTGGTAGATGGGCTAGCGGAACGATTTGAAAAAGGGGGGCGTTTATTTTATATTGGAGCTGGTACAAGTGGCAGATTGGGAATTTTGGATGCGTCTGAAATTCCACCAACATTTGGTATGCCACACACTAGGGTCATTGGTCTGATTGCCGGTGGCGATGGTGCCATACGAAAAGCAGTTGAAAATGCAGAGGATGACGGTGTGCAAGCATGGAAAGATATGATGGAGCATAATATTACAGATATTGATGTGGTAGTTGGTATTGCTGCTTCCGGAACCACCCCTTATGTTTTGGGAGGTATTGCCGAAGCAAAGAAAAATGGACTTCTTACAGCTGGAATAACAAATAATCCAGGGGCCCCTCTGGCGGTTGCTGTAGATATTCCCATAGAATTAAATGTAGGTCCTGAATTCTTGACAGGAAGTACAAGAATGAAAAGTGGAACCTCTCAGAAATTGGCCTTAAACATGATTTCTACAGCCTTAATGATAAAGATAGGTAGGGTAAAAGGCAACAAGATGGTCAATATGCAGTTGAGCAACAGCAAATTGGTAGATAGGGGAGCACGCTATGTTTCTGAAGGTTTGGGTATTGATTATGATAAAGCAGAGAAATTACTTAAAAAGCATGGGTCTGTAAAAGCGGCTATTGATGCTGGCGCATAG
- a CDS encoding c-type cytochrome → MKNRFSSLVFLILMGYFAQAQEPELAESMLRGSEIYADFCVTCHLEEGEGIASTFPPLAKSDYLAQNRQASIHGVKYGQQGQMIVNGVTYNNIMPSMGLEDEEIADVMNYIMNSWGNSSDKIVTPEEVEAIKK, encoded by the coding sequence ATGAAAAATCGTTTTAGTTCCTTAGTTTTTTTGATTTTGATGGGGTACTTCGCACAAGCACAAGAACCTGAGTTAGCAGAAAGTATGCTACGAGGCAGTGAAATCTATGCCGATTTCTGTGTTACTTGTCATTTAGAAGAAGGTGAAGGTATAGCAAGCACCTTTCCTCCCTTGGCAAAATCCGATTATCTCGCTCAAAACCGACAGGCAAGTATTCATGGCGTAAAATACGGTCAGCAAGGACAAATGATTGTAAACGGAGTCACCTATAACAACATCATGCCTTCCATGGGGCTTGAAGATGAAGAAATAGCAGACGTCATGAACTACATAATGAATTCATGGGGGAATTCTTCAGACAAAATAGTAACACCTGAAGAGGTAGAAGCTATTAAGAAATAA
- a CDS encoding PQQ-dependent sugar dehydrogenase: protein MRNSVLTIALAAITLSYSCAQDTENKVDTPKNTPYTAQLLIDELQTPWGFVFLNENELLITEKSGELIHYKNEKKTNVKNVPEVYERGQGGLLDIELHPDYENTGWIYISYASEEGIEKGGHTALMRCKLNDNTLTDKEILYKASPNTTKGQHFGSRIEFDNDGYLYLSIGERGARDENPQDITRDGGKIYRFYDDGRIPEDNPFVGKEGAKPAIYSYGHRNPQGLIKHPETGEIWDNEHGPKGGDEINIIKAGANYGWPLVTYGVNYSGTSITDKTEMEGMTQPIHYWVPSIAPSGMAFVTTDNYEGWKGSILVGSLKFQYMERLEMDGTKVVKREKLLTDLGRVRDIKQGPDGLIYVAVEGKGIYKLVPKS from the coding sequence ATGCGAAATAGTGTATTAACCATAGCTTTAGCCGCTATAACTCTTAGTTATTCTTGCGCACAAGACACTGAAAACAAAGTAGATACCCCAAAAAACACCCCATACACCGCTCAACTACTGATCGATGAACTGCAGACGCCTTGGGGTTTCGTGTTTTTAAACGAGAATGAGCTACTGATTACCGAAAAATCTGGAGAACTTATCCATTACAAAAACGAAAAAAAAACGAATGTAAAAAACGTTCCTGAAGTTTACGAAAGAGGCCAAGGTGGACTATTAGACATTGAATTACATCCAGATTATGAAAATACGGGTTGGATTTATATTTCTTATGCATCAGAAGAAGGGATAGAAAAAGGAGGACATACGGCCCTTATGCGATGTAAACTGAATGATAATACTCTGACTGACAAAGAAATACTTTATAAAGCATCACCAAATACAACCAAGGGCCAACATTTTGGTTCGCGTATTGAATTTGACAATGATGGTTACTTATATCTATCTATAGGCGAACGTGGTGCCCGAGATGAAAACCCCCAAGATATAACGCGTGATGGTGGTAAAATATATCGATTTTATGACGATGGAAGAATTCCAGAGGATAATCCTTTCGTAGGAAAAGAAGGTGCCAAACCTGCCATTTACAGTTACGGACACCGTAACCCTCAAGGCTTGATTAAACATCCTGAAACCGGTGAAATATGGGATAACGAGCATGGTCCAAAAGGTGGAGATGAAATAAATATTATTAAAGCAGGTGCCAATTACGGATGGCCTCTGGTTACTTATGGTGTAAATTATAGTGGTACTTCTATCACGGATAAAACCGAGATGGAAGGCATGACACAACCTATTCACTATTGGGTACCTAGTATAGCGCCAAGCGGCATGGCGTTCGTAACTACAGATAATTACGAAGGTTGGAAAGGAAGTATTTTAGTTGGTTCATTAAAATTCCAATATATGGAACGCCTAGAAATGGACGGCACCAAAGTTGTAAAACGAGAAAAATTATTGACGGATTTAGGTAGGGTACGCGATATCAAGCAAGGTCCAGATGGGTTAATCTATGTGGCCGTTGAAGGAAAGGGAATCTATAAGCTAGTTCCTAAATCATAA